A genomic stretch from Burkholderiales bacterium includes:
- a CDS encoding SCP2 sterol-binding domain-containing protein produces MKLSSSAAAAAINHLLRHASWAAPRLAPHAGKTAVFKAPPVTIALTVQDGGSVAAAAAETVADTTFTLSAGLAARIAAGDASAWDEVSATGDGEFARDVGFLAKNLRWDAEEDLSRVVGDIAAHRIVGVAESLNRWRKQVTASVSASVAEYWTEERQLVATSARVGQFVRDVDTLRDDVARFEKRVERALPPR; encoded by the coding sequence ATCATCTGCTGCGCCACGCGTCGTGGGCGGCCCCGCGGTTGGCGCCACACGCCGGCAAGACCGCGGTGTTCAAGGCGCCTCCGGTAACCATTGCGCTGACCGTACAGGACGGCGGTAGCGTCGCAGCGGCCGCGGCCGAAACCGTCGCCGATACGACATTTACGCTGTCCGCCGGGCTTGCCGCGCGCATCGCCGCCGGCGATGCCTCGGCATGGGACGAAGTCAGCGCGACCGGCGACGGCGAATTCGCGCGCGATGTCGGTTTCCTTGCCAAAAATCTGCGCTGGGACGCCGAAGAGGATTTGAGCCGGGTCGTCGGCGATATTGCCGCCCATCGTATCGTCGGCGTCGCGGAAAGCCTCAATCGTTGGCGTAAACAGGTGACGGCGAGCGTATCGGCATCGGTCGCGGAATACTGGACCGAGGAGCGGCAACTGGTTGCAACATCGGCGCGCGTCGGGCAATTCGTGCGCGATGTCGATACTTTGCGCGATGACGTTGCGCGCTTTGAGAAGCGCGTCGAAAGAGCGTTGCCGCCCCGATAG